The sequence CGGGTGACCTTCTTCGTCTGCACCAGGGTGAGTGCCTCGAACAGCTCGTCCAGGGTGCCGAGGCCGCCGGGCAGGACGACGAAGCCCTGCGAGTACTTCACGAACATCGTCTTCCGGACGAAGAAGTAACGGAAGTTCAGCCCGAGGTCGACGAACTCGTTGAGCCCCTGCTCGAAGGGCAGCTCGATGCCGAGCCCGACGCTGAGCCCGCCGGCGTCCGAGGCGCCCCGGTTGGCCGCCTCCATCGCGCCCGGGCCGCCACCGGTGATCACCGCGAAGCCGGCCTCCACCAGGGCCCGGCCGATCGCCACGCCCGCGGCGTACTCGGGCGAGTCGACCGGGGTCCGCGCGGAACCGAAGACACTGATCGCGGGCGGGAGTTCGGCGAGCGCGCCGAAGCCCTCGACGAATTCCGAGGTGATCCGCAGGACCCGCCAGGGGTCGGTGTGCAGCCAGTCGGTCGGGCCGGTGGTGTCCAGCAGCCGCTGGTCCGTGGTGCTCTCGCCGACCTGGTCCCGGCGCACCAGCACCGGGCCCTTCTGCTTCTCGGGCCACGCCTTCTTCGGGCGCGGCTCGCCCACCTGCTCAGGACCGTGGCCGTAGTGCTTTTCGTCTCCAGTGCCTGTCATGACGAAACCCTACGCCCCGGCCTCCCCTTTTTCAGGCAACGGTGGAAGGTCGGTTGGGCAACCGGAAGATGGCGTTCGGCCGATGGTCGGACGGTCGGACCGGCCGCGGGACCGGTCCGGCCGTCCGCCGGGTTCAGGCCGTCAGCCAGGCGCGCAGCCGCTCCTCGGTCTCGGCGATCGCGCTCAGCGAGCAGTGCTCGTCGCGCTTGTGCGCCATGTTCGGGTCGCCCGGGCCGTAGTTGACCGCCGGGACGCCGAGCGCGCTGAACCGGGCCACGTCGGTCCAGCCGAACTTGGCCCGGGCGGTGCCGCCGGTGGCGGCGAGGAAGGCCTTGGCGGCCGGCTGGTTGAGGCCGGGCAGCGCGCCCGGGGCGAAGTCGGTGACGGTGACCTCGAAGCCGTCGAAGACCTCGCGCACGTGCTTCTCGGCCTCGGCCTCGTCGCGGTCCGGCGCGAAACGGAAGTTGACCGTCACCACGCACTCGTCGGGGATCACGTTGCCGGCCACTCCGCCGTCGATCCGCACCGCGTTGAGGCCCTCGTGGTACTCCAGGCCGTCGATGTCGACCTTGCGCGCCCGGTACTCGGAGAGCCGGCGCAGCACCTCGCCGGCGTGGTGGATGGCGTTGTCGCCGAGCCAGCTGCGGGCCGAGTGGGCCCGGACGCCGGTGAGCCGGACCTGGGCGCGCAGGGTGCCCTGGCAGCCGCCCTCGACGACCGCCCCGCTGGGCTCCATGAGCACCGCGAAGTCGGCGGCCAGCCAGTCCGGGTGGGCCTGGGCGAGGTGGCCGAGGCCGTTGCGGTGGGCCTCCACCTCCTCGCAGTCGTAGAACACGAAGGTGAGGTCCCGGTTGGGCTCGGGCAGGGTGGCCGCGAGCCGGAGCTGGACGGCGACGCCGGACTTCATGTCCGAGGTGCCGCAGCCGTGGAGCAGGTCGCCCTCGACCCAGGACGGCAGGTTGTCGGCGATCGGCACGGTGTCGATGTGGCCGGC comes from Streptomyces sp. TLI_053 and encodes:
- a CDS encoding TIGR00730 family Rossman fold protein, whose protein sequence is MTGTGDEKHYGHGPEQVGEPRPKKAWPEKQKGPVLVRRDQVGESTTDQRLLDTTGPTDWLHTDPWRVLRITSEFVEGFGALAELPPAISVFGSARTPVDSPEYAAGVAIGRALVEAGFAVITGGGPGAMEAANRGASDAGGLSVGLGIELPFEQGLNEFVDLGLNFRYFFVRKTMFVKYSQGFVVLPGGLGTLDELFEALTLVQTKKVTRFPVILFGSAYWGGLVDWLRNTLVAQGKAAPHDLELFHVTDEIDEVMKILADARRPVNEI
- the dapE gene encoding succinyl-diaminopimelate desuccinylase, whose protein sequence is MSSSKTPLDLTLDGGALTAQLVDFPSVSGDEQALADAVEEALRALPHLTVDRYGNNVVARTDLGRAERVLLAGHIDTVPIADNLPSWVEGDLLHGCGTSDMKSGVAVQLRLAATLPEPNRDLTFVFYDCEEVEAHRNGLGHLAQAHPDWLAADFAVLMEPSGAVVEGGCQGTLRAQVRLTGVRAHSARSWLGDNAIHHAGEVLRRLSEYRARKVDIDGLEYHEGLNAVRIDGGVAGNVIPDECVVTVNFRFAPDRDEAEAEKHVREVFDGFEVTVTDFAPGALPGLNQPAAKAFLAATGGTARAKFGWTDVARFSALGVPAVNYGPGDPNMAHKRDEHCSLSAIAETEERLRAWLTA